The following proteins are co-located in the Coraliomargarita sinensis genome:
- a CDS encoding PmoA family protein, which produces MMKCVISKSFRATIALFLAHALEAEIAVLQNGQQLRVEIDGELFTEYRTERHVPCLYPLLSPDGTHLTRRYPFAENIVGEASDHPHHIGFWFAHGDVNGYDFWHGRNGERITTSRVQHGSVDKGPEGSRVRFSADLDWIAGRKKLLTERRVYTIIEKGSDRIIDVTCHLKATETELVFGDTKEGSFALRLTPTLRLKGEVARGAITNSEGAQGRDAWGQRARWVAYHGPDSAGTATVVAIFDHPENLRHPTWWHARDYGLLTANPFGPKAFGDDTFTNKGDFILKESETLTLRYRLVLHQGNLHSAELNERWNEFTRNRPGQSDQVQVENNSAP; this is translated from the coding sequence ATGATGAAGTGCGTTATCAGCAAAAGCTTCCGGGCTACCATCGCTCTGTTTTTAGCCCATGCACTCGAGGCTGAGATTGCCGTCCTCCAAAACGGCCAGCAGCTTCGTGTCGAAATCGATGGTGAGCTTTTTACCGAATATCGCACCGAGCGCCATGTCCCTTGCCTCTACCCCTTGCTGAGTCCGGACGGCACCCACCTCACCCGGCGATATCCGTTTGCGGAAAATATCGTAGGAGAGGCCTCCGACCATCCGCATCACATTGGCTTCTGGTTCGCACATGGTGATGTCAACGGCTACGATTTCTGGCATGGAAGGAACGGAGAAAGGATCACGACTTCCAGAGTTCAACATGGGAGCGTCGACAAGGGTCCTGAAGGCTCACGTGTTCGTTTTTCCGCAGACTTGGATTGGATCGCAGGCCGTAAGAAGTTACTCACCGAGAGGCGTGTTTACACGATTATCGAAAAGGGTAGCGATCGGATCATCGATGTCACCTGTCACTTGAAAGCGACGGAAACCGAGCTTGTCTTTGGCGATACCAAGGAAGGCAGCTTCGCCCTTCGATTAACGCCGACTTTGCGCCTCAAGGGGGAAGTCGCACGAGGAGCCATCACCAACAGCGAGGGCGCCCAGGGCCGCGACGCCTGGGGGCAGCGCGCCCGATGGGTCGCCTACCACGGCCCCGATTCGGCCGGCACGGCGACTGTCGTAGCCATTTTTGACCATCCAGAAAACCTGCGGCACCCTACCTGGTGGCACGCCCGCGACTACGGACTCTTAACCGCAAACCCCTTCGGCCCGAAGGCCTTTGGCGACGACACATTTACAAACAAGGGAGACTTTATCCTGAAAGAATCCGAGACGCTGACGCTCCGATACCGGTTGGTCCTGCATCAAGGCAATCTTCATTCAGCAGAGCTGAATGAGCGCTGGAACGAATTCACCAGAAACCGCCCGGGCCAATCCGATCAAGTTCAAGTTGAAAACAATTCAGCCCCCTGA
- a CDS encoding M28 family peptidase gives MIRKILKFARNVMLGVGFVIGAVWIYIAQPSLWKNDPIKLEVNEARLTEVVQKLSIDFHPRNFSSYDNLTQTAAYIEEHFRKAGGTVEMQEFIANGSSYRNVRGFFGDKTRPRLVIGAHYDTHSQTPGADDNASGVAGLIELAYLLGKTTPSNCIELVAYPLEEPPFFATENMGSYIHAESLSRENVPVSGMIALEMIGYFSNESGSQSYPSRLLYLFYPHKGNFIAVAGNLKQRNYIAKVKAGMKGVTDLKVYSIAAPQQLSGIDFSDHRNYWTFDYDAVMVTDTAFYRNEAYHTANDTSNRLNYAKMADVVRAVYHYATME, from the coding sequence ATGATCCGAAAAATCCTCAAATTTGCGCGCAACGTTATGCTGGGAGTAGGCTTTGTGATAGGCGCGGTTTGGATCTACATCGCTCAACCCTCACTTTGGAAAAATGATCCCATAAAATTGGAGGTCAATGAGGCGCGACTCACGGAGGTGGTTCAAAAACTGTCGATCGACTTTCATCCAAGAAACTTCAGCAGCTACGACAATCTAACGCAGACCGCTGCTTACATCGAAGAACACTTCCGAAAGGCCGGAGGCACCGTGGAGATGCAGGAGTTTATCGCCAACGGCAGCAGCTACCGGAACGTGCGCGGTTTTTTCGGCGATAAGACCAGACCCCGACTGGTCATCGGGGCCCATTACGACACCCACAGCCAGACACCCGGCGCGGACGATAATGCCAGTGGCGTAGCCGGTCTCATCGAACTGGCCTATCTTCTGGGTAAGACCACCCCGAGCAATTGTATCGAGTTGGTCGCTTATCCGCTTGAAGAACCACCCTTTTTTGCCACCGAAAATATGGGCAGCTACATTCATGCGGAATCTCTCAGCCGGGAGAATGTCCCGGTCAGCGGTATGATTGCCCTGGAGATGATCGGCTACTTCTCGAACGAATCCGGCTCTCAAAGCTATCCTTCGCGTCTTTTGTATCTTTTCTACCCCCACAAAGGAAATTTCATCGCCGTGGCGGGGAACTTGAAACAGCGCAATTACATCGCCAAAGTGAAAGCTGGCATGAAAGGAGTCACTGACCTAAAGGTGTATTCGATCGCCGCACCCCAGCAGCTCTCCGGGATCGATTTCTCCGACCACCGGAACTATTGGACCTTCGATTATGATGCCGTCATGGTGACGGATACAGCCTTTTACCGAAACGAAGCCTATCATACCGCAAACGACACCTCGAACCGCCTGAACTATGCGAAAATGGCTGATGTGGTACGGGCGGTGTATCACTACGCGACCATGGAATAA
- a CDS encoding valine--pyruvate transaminase has translation MIKSEFGQAYCGESGISNLMEDLGEALAKRDANTLMLGGGNPAHIPEVKDIIQKTLSEIVDDPVLCSRMLGDYDPPAGHPAFREALATELNARFGWPITAENIFLSPGSQASFFTLFNALAGRGRKIHLPLVPEYIGYGDIGVGPGLFRSHRPEIELHGQFRFKYRVHPEAYELKDDVAAVCLSRPTNPTGNVLTDNEVSQLSALTKKAGIPLILDNAYGLPFPRIVFNDAKPFWEEHVILCMSLSKFGLPATRTGIVIAKPEIVKALGRANTIQCLATPSMGPEIGLRLLQKQQLFLLSDEVIRPYYQRKVGHASERLEANLEGLPCRIHEPEGALFLWLWCPDLPITSRQLYERLKARGVLVIPGEDFFPGLDEPDWAHQRECLRISYAMSDDTVERGLAIIGEEVRKAYGVK, from the coding sequence GTGATTAAAAGTGAATTCGGACAGGCGTATTGCGGTGAAAGCGGAATCTCCAACCTGATGGAGGACCTGGGCGAGGCTCTCGCCAAACGGGATGCCAACACATTGATGCTGGGGGGCGGCAACCCGGCCCATATCCCCGAGGTTAAGGATATTATTCAAAAGACGTTGAGCGAGATCGTGGACGATCCGGTATTATGCTCCCGGATGTTGGGCGATTACGATCCGCCGGCCGGGCACCCGGCCTTTCGGGAGGCGCTTGCCACAGAATTGAACGCCCGCTTCGGCTGGCCCATTACTGCGGAGAACATCTTTCTCTCCCCGGGCTCCCAGGCCTCGTTCTTTACGCTCTTCAACGCTTTGGCGGGGAGGGGGCGCAAAATTCACCTGCCCCTGGTTCCGGAGTACATCGGGTACGGGGATATCGGCGTGGGGCCCGGCCTCTTTCGCTCGCACCGACCCGAGATTGAGCTGCATGGGCAGTTCCGCTTTAAATATCGGGTGCATCCCGAGGCTTACGAGCTGAAGGATGACGTGGCGGCAGTTTGTCTCAGTCGTCCGACGAACCCGACCGGGAATGTGCTCACGGACAACGAGGTGTCACAGCTCTCGGCACTGACGAAAAAAGCGGGCATCCCCCTTATCCTCGATAATGCCTACGGGCTGCCTTTCCCCCGTATCGTGTTCAATGATGCCAAGCCCTTTTGGGAAGAACATGTCATTCTCTGCATGAGTCTTTCAAAGTTCGGTTTGCCGGCCACCCGCACCGGTATTGTGATTGCCAAGCCGGAAATTGTGAAGGCACTCGGCCGGGCCAATACGATTCAATGCCTGGCGACGCCTTCGATGGGACCGGAGATCGGCTTGAGGTTGCTGCAGAAGCAGCAACTATTCCTCCTGAGTGACGAAGTGATCCGCCCTTACTACCAACGCAAGGTGGGGCATGCCTCGGAGCGTTTGGAGGCCAATCTGGAAGGGTTGCCCTGCCGCATTCACGAACCGGAGGGAGCGCTCTTTCTCTGGCTCTGGTGTCCCGACCTGCCCATTACCTCGCGCCAACTCTACGAACGGTTGAAAGCCAGAGGGGTTCTTGTGATTCCAGGGGAGGATTTCTTTCCGGGTCTCGACGAGCCGGACTGGGCGCACCAGCGCGAATGCCTGCGCATCAGCTATGCCATGTCCGATGATACGGTCGAGCGCGGGCTTGCAATCATCGGCGAAGAAGTGCGGAAGGCCTATGGCGTGAAGTAA
- a CDS encoding ParB N-terminal domain-containing protein: MQNQDLALEKIDIYGGTQARVATNDEAISSYAEAMLEGAQFPPVVTYYDGSNFWLADGFHRFLAAQRNEFETIAAVVYEGSRTDALRHALGANATNGIYRSNADKRNACEVALEEWPNMSNAVIAEMCKVSPDLVRRCRLEMEKLNRIESPREVTGKDGKQYPAGIERQPRGGSQKVENDGSSSGAGQGSSSGSGGKAKGDSRAPGGASMEIEADARKMIRDGEIKHAELDKLQSATAIDYAETALNILNRMKPDDPRRTEAVGRIERWLAKEKAGAELA; this comes from the coding sequence ATGCAAAACCAAGACTTAGCACTCGAAAAAATTGATATTTACGGAGGCACGCAGGCACGTGTCGCGACAAACGACGAAGCCATCTCCAGCTATGCCGAAGCCATGCTGGAAGGGGCTCAATTCCCGCCGGTCGTCACCTATTACGATGGATCCAACTTCTGGCTAGCCGATGGGTTTCACCGCTTTCTTGCGGCGCAGCGCAACGAATTTGAGACGATCGCGGCGGTGGTCTACGAAGGCTCTCGTACCGATGCGCTGCGGCACGCTCTAGGGGCGAATGCCACCAACGGGATCTACCGTTCCAATGCCGACAAACGGAATGCCTGCGAGGTCGCTCTGGAGGAGTGGCCGAATATGTCGAATGCGGTGATCGCCGAGATGTGCAAAGTTTCGCCCGACCTTGTCCGACGTTGTCGCCTGGAGATGGAAAAACTCAATCGTATTGAAAGTCCGAGAGAGGTGACTGGTAAGGACGGGAAGCAATATCCTGCCGGGATCGAACGTCAGCCTCGCGGGGGCAGCCAGAAGGTGGAGAACGATGGCTCCTCCAGTGGCGCCGGCCAAGGCTCAAGCTCCGGTTCCGGTGGCAAAGCCAAGGGCGACAGCCGCGCCCCTGGCGGTGCCAGCATGGAAATCGAGGCCGATGCCCGTAAAATGATCCGGGACGGCGAGATCAAGCATGCTGAACTTGATAAGCTGCAAAGCGCAACCGCGATAGACTATGCTGAAACGGCTTTGAATATCCTCAATCGGATGAAGCCGGACGATCCCCGCCGGACGGAAGCGGTCGGCCGCATAGAACGTTGGTTGGCGAAAGAGAAGGCGGGCGCGGAACTTGCCTGA
- a CDS encoding DEAD/DEAH box helicase has protein sequence MASLETQILVPDLWQQRAVNLLDAGHDVIVDAPTGSGKTYIFELLIEQHAFRRCIYTVPTRALANDKFREWEAKGWRVGIETGDLCLNPDAPVIVATLETQKRRLMLGKGPDLLVVDEYQMLGDPARGMNYELALALAPPETRLLLLSGSVANPADVQNWLSRSERSVQLVRHPERPVPLEEISLDGLPQLPARSSIQGRWPRYITRALQAGLGPILIFAPRRKAAETLALQLSRQLEEPDAIALTAEQKAVAGPQLTACLKQRIAFHHSGMSYSQRAALVEPLAKACQLKVIVATTGLAAGINFAMRSVLISDNEYRVAEAHRYLRPDELLQMFGRAGRRGLDKRGFALQTTGTPRLSEARPTPLRREDKVDWPSLLTVLQIASESKQSPLDATRDLTRRLFTKRPIVLGLENFLKRRTSLSPETKANKPADQVLSGGTVREFLNSEGIWERKRAASLAPLKDCLMRRGDDWVPALSGPKIPASLKLGTLWKQGRGKDKRYGLKVILARFPTKTDNDKLQLAKWLRRSLREEARAGGKRPNVAKFWTLETIEKKLVPRIGWHTNGGRLVKLEASGDDLTAYLDYSEAQMHAYKDLQGKALLNPKERDREIPGSRDAPGKQTDQPGSTNSVAEQWFQLGLIDRQARPNRRGILFSFFNHAEGLAISAGLEDEAYPIEELLYDLANIRAGHRFNALALGGRPLTHLCQKNYGAVNIPGYLRRGLPEDYGEGASEILYNIDTGSSHASAYLDDELSRGDIERAQLEWRSLRAHIAHAPDYDWDRWMALKEACLKSIHREQRALPFENLPPLTPQQRSTQAWQKLI, from the coding sequence GTGGCTTCTTTGGAGACCCAGATCCTTGTGCCGGACCTCTGGCAGCAGCGTGCCGTCAATCTGCTAGATGCGGGGCACGATGTGATTGTGGACGCTCCGACCGGCAGCGGGAAAACTTATATATTTGAGCTCTTGATCGAACAGCATGCCTTTCGGCGTTGCATCTACACCGTGCCGACGCGGGCGCTGGCCAATGACAAGTTCCGCGAATGGGAGGCCAAGGGCTGGCGGGTCGGCATTGAAACCGGTGACCTCTGCTTGAACCCGGATGCGCCCGTGATCGTGGCCACACTGGAGACGCAAAAGCGGCGGCTCATGCTGGGCAAGGGACCCGACCTGCTTGTCGTGGATGAATATCAGATGCTGGGGGATCCCGCCCGCGGAATGAATTATGAGTTGGCCCTGGCCTTGGCTCCGCCTGAGACGAGGCTACTTCTTTTAAGTGGCAGCGTCGCGAACCCGGCCGACGTGCAAAACTGGCTCAGCCGCAGTGAGCGCTCCGTGCAACTGGTTCGGCATCCCGAGCGTCCGGTACCGCTGGAAGAAATTTCCCTCGACGGTCTCCCCCAGCTCCCGGCCCGCAGCAGCATTCAGGGCCGGTGGCCGCGCTACATCACCCGTGCCCTGCAAGCCGGACTGGGGCCCATTTTGATCTTTGCCCCGCGCCGGAAGGCCGCCGAAACACTGGCTCTGCAATTGAGCCGACAACTGGAGGAGCCGGATGCGATTGCCCTCACCGCCGAGCAAAAGGCTGTCGCCGGTCCGCAACTGACGGCCTGTTTGAAACAACGGATTGCCTTTCACCACAGTGGCATGAGTTACAGCCAACGCGCCGCACTGGTTGAGCCTCTGGCCAAGGCCTGCCAGTTGAAAGTGATCGTAGCCACTACCGGGCTGGCCGCCGGGATTAATTTCGCCATGCGTTCGGTTTTGATCTCCGACAATGAATACCGGGTGGCGGAAGCGCATCGCTACCTTCGACCGGATGAACTCCTGCAAATGTTCGGCCGGGCCGGCCGCCGCGGGCTGGACAAGCGTGGCTTCGCGCTGCAAACCACCGGCACGCCGCGACTGAGTGAGGCCCGCCCCACTCCCCTCCGGCGTGAGGACAAGGTGGACTGGCCCTCCCTGCTCACCGTCCTGCAAATTGCTTCCGAATCGAAGCAATCTCCCCTCGACGCGACCAGAGATTTAACACGCCGTCTTTTCACCAAGCGTCCAATTGTGCTCGGTCTGGAAAATTTCCTCAAACGACGGACATCTCTTAGTCCGGAGACGAAGGCCAATAAGCCCGCGGATCAGGTGCTCTCGGGCGGTACGGTGCGCGAGTTTCTAAACAGCGAGGGCATTTGGGAACGCAAACGGGCCGCGTCTCTGGCACCACTTAAAGACTGCCTGATGCGGCGGGGTGACGATTGGGTTCCTGCGCTTTCCGGCCCGAAAATCCCCGCGAGCTTGAAACTGGGCACGCTCTGGAAACAAGGCCGTGGCAAAGATAAACGCTACGGCCTGAAAGTCATTCTGGCACGTTTCCCGACCAAAACCGATAATGATAAACTACAACTTGCCAAATGGCTGAGACGTTCGCTGCGGGAGGAGGCCCGTGCCGGGGGCAAGCGCCCCAACGTGGCCAAATTTTGGACTCTGGAGACAATCGAGAAGAAGCTTGTGCCCCGAATCGGCTGGCACACAAACGGCGGACGCCTCGTAAAACTCGAAGCCAGCGGCGACGACCTGACCGCCTACCTCGATTACAGCGAAGCGCAAATGCACGCCTATAAGGACTTGCAAGGCAAAGCCCTGCTCAACCCGAAGGAACGCGACCGGGAAATACCCGGCAGCCGCGATGCCCCGGGCAAGCAGACCGATCAGCCCGGCAGTACGAATTCGGTCGCCGAGCAATGGTTCCAGCTCGGCTTGATTGACCGTCAGGCCCGGCCCAACCGTCGGGGTATTCTCTTTTCTTTCTTCAACCATGCCGAGGGCTTGGCGATCTCCGCCGGACTGGAGGATGAGGCCTACCCCATCGAAGAACTACTCTACGATCTGGCCAACATACGTGCGGGACATCGATTCAACGCACTGGCACTGGGCGGCCGCCCCTTGACTCACCTTTGCCAGAAGAACTACGGGGCCGTCAACATTCCCGGTTATCTCCGCCGTGGCTTGCCGGAAGACTACGGCGAAGGCGCCAGCGAGATCCTCTACAACATCGACACCGGCAGCAGCCATGCCTCCGCCTATCTCGACGACGAACTGAGCCGGGGCGATATTGAACGGGCCCAACTGGAATGGCGCAGCCTGCGTGCGCACATTGCCCATGCCCCCGATTACGACTGGGACCGATGGATGGCCTTGAAAGAGGCTTGCCTGAAATCGATCCATCGAGAGCAGCGCGCACTGCCCTTTGAGAATCTACCGCCACTCACGCCGCAACAACGCTCGACACAGGCCTGGCAGAAATTAATTTGA
- a CDS encoding type II secretion system F family protein, translated as MISHKQLANWYAQLGQHLEAGVLLADALRLCEGPPPKGRNKMADRIQNGDTVEEVLRDAPKWLPRADRYFLAAAMETGSLPRTLQNLSDRHDRVGATKLKVILGLLYPLGVFHIAALLLPIIRMIDYEVGFKWDAAIYAVQVLTLLIPVWGLLALIYYLAHSDHPLLPRLLRCLPLLKKYSEMQAMADFSYSLGTFIAAGVPAPSAWRLSGKVVNDARFHAVLKRLEPVFASGNDPAHELKQFKCFPPEFCAFYKTGADSGNLDQNLIHAGRQFQDKANTATTVAALVYPSLIFAVIAGFIIITIFQVYGNYLNIFDQF; from the coding sequence ATGATTTCCCACAAACAGCTCGCCAACTGGTATGCCCAACTCGGACAACACCTGGAGGCAGGTGTTCTTCTTGCGGATGCCCTGCGGCTGTGTGAGGGGCCGCCGCCCAAAGGCCGCAACAAAATGGCTGACCGTATCCAGAACGGGGATACGGTTGAGGAAGTGTTGCGTGATGCCCCGAAATGGCTGCCGAGGGCGGACCGCTACTTTCTGGCGGCCGCGATGGAAACCGGCAGCCTGCCCCGCACCCTGCAGAACCTTTCCGACCGCCATGACCGTGTCGGCGCAACAAAACTCAAGGTTATCCTCGGCCTGCTCTATCCTCTCGGCGTCTTTCACATAGCGGCCCTGCTCCTTCCGATCATCCGCATGATCGATTACGAAGTCGGCTTCAAATGGGACGCTGCGATCTACGCGGTGCAAGTCCTGACATTGCTTATCCCGGTATGGGGCCTGCTTGCCTTGATTTACTACCTTGCCCATAGCGATCACCCGCTGCTGCCGCGCCTCCTGCGATGCCTCCCACTTCTCAAAAAATACAGTGAGATGCAGGCCATGGCCGACTTCTCTTATTCCCTCGGCACATTCATCGCCGCCGGTGTCCCCGCTCCCAGCGCCTGGCGCTTGTCCGGCAAGGTCGTTAATGACGCCCGCTTTCATGCCGTTCTGAAAAGACTGGAACCGGTCTTTGCCAGCGGCAATGATCCGGCGCACGAGCTCAAGCAATTCAAGTGCTTCCCACCGGAATTTTGCGCTTTTTATAAGACCGGAGCAGACAGCGGCAATCTCGATCAAAACCTCATCCATGCCGGACGCCAATTCCAGGACAAGGCCAACACCGCCACGACCGTTGCCGCACTGGTCTATCCCTCGTTAATCTTCGCCGTCATCGCCGGATTCATCATCATAACAATCTTTCAGGTCTACGGAAACTACCTGAATATCTTCGACCAATTCTGA
- a CDS encoding 3-keto-disaccharide hydrolase — protein sequence MKNIIIALLLPTLALAGETISLFNGKDLSGWTMDIPAHDKAGPEDTATIENGVITIDTHKAKWWLSVPSFIVRDGLLVSLGKQGGHLITEKAYSDYELVVEYRFSKTPGNCGVLVHASTPRCLYKMFPKSIEVQMMHENAGDFWVICEDIEVPNMEERRPRKEDQKFGGKAGDARQILKLTDAENPLGEWNTMKIVCKGDEIIVHVNDVLVNHGFNSTATSGKIALQAEGSEVEFRKVELTPLSK from the coding sequence ATGAAAAATATAATCATTGCTCTATTGCTCCCCACCCTCGCCCTTGCCGGCGAGACGATTTCACTTTTCAACGGCAAGGACCTGAGTGGCTGGACCATGGACATTCCCGCTCATGACAAAGCCGGCCCGGAAGACACGGCGACAATCGAGAACGGAGTGATCACCATCGACACCCACAAGGCAAAATGGTGGCTGTCCGTGCCTAGCTTTATTGTTCGCGACGGACTGCTGGTCAGTTTGGGCAAGCAAGGCGGCCATCTCATCACGGAGAAAGCATACTCTGACTACGAACTGGTCGTCGAATACCGCTTCAGTAAAACGCCCGGAAATTGCGGCGTGCTCGTACATGCTTCGACGCCACGTTGCCTGTACAAAATGTTTCCCAAATCCATCGAGGTGCAAATGATGCATGAGAATGCCGGCGACTTTTGGGTGATCTGTGAAGATATCGAAGTGCCTAACATGGAGGAACGTCGACCACGCAAAGAAGACCAGAAATTTGGCGGTAAAGCGGGCGATGCGCGCCAGATCCTGAAGCTCACCGACGCGGAAAATCCACTGGGCGAATGGAACACCATGAAGATCGTCTGCAAAGGCGATGAGATCATTGTCCACGTCAATGATGTACTGGTAAACCACGGCTTCAACAGCACCGCCACCTCCGGCAAGATCGCCCTGCAGGCCGAAGGCTCGGAAGTGGAGTTCCGCAAAGTGGAACTGACCCCGCTATCGAAGTGA
- a CDS encoding methyltransferase domain-containing protein produces the protein MARDWDKAYEVDETPWDKGYAAPPLMKFLKEHSLQGRALVPGCGTGHDVRLLAKHGVQVTGLDIAPGALRKAAAFAPVGGESYVLGDFLNPEAGLSGSFDWVVEHTCLCAIEPSQREAYLSSLNKVLKRGGQFLAVFFREVSNYDGDGPPHPISGEEIHALFHDDFELVESYTPRETYPSRPVGCEEVCWMRKRGA, from the coding sequence ATGGCACGCGACTGGGACAAAGCCTACGAGGTTGACGAGACGCCCTGGGATAAAGGCTACGCAGCCCCGCCGTTGATGAAATTTCTGAAGGAGCATTCGCTGCAAGGCAGAGCCCTGGTGCCCGGTTGTGGCACGGGCCACGACGTCCGTCTTCTGGCGAAGCACGGCGTGCAAGTCACCGGCCTGGATATTGCCCCTGGAGCACTGAGAAAAGCGGCTGCGTTTGCTCCGGTTGGCGGAGAATCCTATGTCCTGGGGGATTTTCTCAATCCTGAAGCAGGGTTGTCTGGTTCGTTTGATTGGGTGGTCGAGCACACCTGCCTCTGTGCGATCGAGCCTTCGCAACGCGAGGCCTACCTGTCCTCCCTCAACAAAGTACTCAAGCGCGGGGGGCAGTTTCTCGCCGTGTTCTTCCGGGAAGTCTCAAATTATGATGGAGATGGCCCGCCGCATCCGATCTCGGGTGAAGAAATTCACGCTTTGTTCCACGATGACTTTGAGCTTGTCGAGTCCTATACCCCCCGCGAGACGTATCCGAGCCGGCCGGTGGGCTGTGAAGAAGTCTGTTGGATGAGAAAGCGGGGTGCGTGA
- a CDS encoding sialate O-acetylesterase gives MNRLRLLLIVLLFSFSCQVGQANVGTPAAKLCAPIFNDHAVFQQGEAIPVWGSAPAGALISVEFNDATVTTRAAPDGSWQLELPPMPADKLDHLDQFPEGRTLTVTSDKGPARKQIFHNILIGEVWLCSGQSNMAGKVRNNRKKQNPDDDLTQLQMPALRQYRSDTGWISATPEEVREFSRVGVTFGRKLQQELNVPVGLLFGAVGGTKIETWIRPDAGVDTSAKHAPGSNYRKHIDPIAGYGLKGILWYQGEGNASDGFAYFDKLKSLIDGWRTVWSNQALPFLIVQLAGIGQSDAEQPAMGDGRAAIREAQFQAMKQFQNVGLATAIDIGGPGEHPPNKTDIGIRLAHWALHHNYARETIAASGPIFKGFERKDSAMVIHFENAEGLMLGRKDTYDPVQAVPEGTPLPWLSIQDQKGNWHWAESRILGETLVVQHPDVSNPKAVRYAWTNNPNHPVGPYLYNQYGLPAFPFTTESWSSLLD, from the coding sequence ATGAATCGACTTCGCCTGCTGCTCATTGTACTCCTGTTTTCGTTCTCATGTCAGGTCGGTCAGGCCAATGTAGGAACACCCGCAGCCAAGCTGTGTGCCCCGATCTTCAACGATCATGCGGTCTTCCAACAGGGAGAGGCCATCCCCGTCTGGGGCTCGGCCCCGGCTGGCGCTTTGATCTCGGTTGAATTCAATGATGCCACGGTCACGACCCGTGCGGCTCCGGATGGCAGCTGGCAGCTCGAGCTCCCGCCCATGCCAGCGGACAAACTCGACCACTTGGACCAGTTTCCGGAAGGCAGAACCCTGACGGTGACCTCCGACAAAGGACCGGCACGCAAGCAGATCTTTCACAACATTCTGATCGGCGAGGTTTGGCTGTGCTCCGGCCAGTCGAATATGGCTGGCAAAGTGCGTAATAACCGCAAAAAGCAAAATCCCGATGACGACCTGACACAGCTGCAAATGCCTGCCCTTCGCCAATATCGCAGTGACACGGGATGGATCTCCGCCACCCCAGAAGAGGTCCGGGAATTCAGCCGCGTGGGTGTGACCTTTGGGCGTAAACTCCAGCAGGAACTGAACGTCCCGGTCGGCCTGCTGTTTGGCGCCGTTGGCGGCACGAAAATCGAGACCTGGATCCGGCCGGACGCCGGCGTGGATACCAGCGCCAAACATGCCCCCGGAAGCAACTACCGCAAACACATCGATCCAATCGCCGGCTATGGCTTGAAAGGAATTCTCTGGTATCAGGGTGAGGGCAATGCGAGCGACGGCTTCGCTTATTTCGATAAGCTGAAAAGCCTGATCGATGGCTGGCGCACCGTCTGGAGCAATCAGGCTCTCCCCTTTCTCATCGTGCAACTGGCCGGGATCGGTCAGTCCGATGCCGAACAGCCCGCCATGGGCGATGGCCGCGCCGCAATCCGTGAAGCCCAGTTTCAAGCCATGAAGCAGTTTCAAAATGTCGGACTGGCCACCGCGATCGACATCGGCGGCCCCGGCGAGCATCCACCCAACAAGACGGATATTGGCATCCGTCTGGCACACTGGGCCCTGCACCATAACTATGCCAGGGAAACCATTGCCGCCAGCGGCCCGATCTTCAAGGGCTTTGAACGCAAGGATTCCGCCATGGTGATTCACTTCGAAAACGCCGAAGGTCTTATGCTCGGCCGCAAAGATACTTACGACCCGGTCCAAGCGGTCCCGGAAGGCACTCCGCTGCCCTGGCTCTCGATTCAGGACCAAAAGGGCAATTGGCACTGGGCGGAATCGCGAATCCTAGGAGAAACCCTCGTCGTGCAGCATCCCGACGTTTCGAATCCTAAGGCGGTGCGTTACGCCTGGACCAACAACCCGAATCATCCCGTCGGCCCTTACCTCTACAACCAGTACGGCCTACCGGCTTTCCCATTCACTACTGAATCTTGGTCTTCCCTTCTGGATTAG